In Archangium violaceum, the following are encoded in one genomic region:
- a CDS encoding serine/threonine-protein kinase translates to MHCPSCRADAGDVSKYCPACGATLARGEADEYIGRTIAQKYQVEALIGEGGMGKVYRARQVALDKLVVLKVLRHTLLGDDRTVARFKREAKAASRLNHPNSISILDFGVTEDGALFIAMEFVPGQDLHTVLSKDGPLPESRVARIVSQVLSALYDAHAAGVIHRDLKPENIMVEQRRNEPDFVKVLDFGIAKIQDGEDGPTLTRTGFVCGTPEYMSPEQARGATLDHRSDLYAVGVILYQLISGRLPFESDSAVGYATKHLTEEPVPPSRKRPEIRVSQAMERLIMRALSKSPDDRPQDAEAFKAELLAVEKEKEREPRERRTSVSASGRRTAGGSAGVFAPLPRRATPPPSGVSTEITDPWGSASDATVRAMPERMQPGAAMARMSQERTQLAPPSRPAPERERERPPPPAAHAPVRSATERLPADRSATERLPPVQALANDKTEAIVATVPDVGGGFGFLKAFVLTLALVTLGLAGYWLYTSWRNQATKAPFVPPVNAPIPGQEAGAFVPDPGMPLYEQQIPKDPRNLAEAQRRQQAGYDAYKNKNLDLAATEFRNAFVLNPSPELSLMLGEVYWAREITDEARGWWKRHLRDLPDSKARATILKRIPELSSAAGR, encoded by the coding sequence TTGCATTGTCCGAGCTGCCGCGCTGACGCCGGTGACGTTTCCAAATACTGCCCCGCCTGCGGCGCCACGCTCGCGCGCGGGGAGGCGGACGAGTACATCGGACGCACCATCGCCCAGAAGTACCAGGTCGAGGCCCTCATCGGTGAGGGCGGGATGGGCAAGGTGTACCGTGCCCGCCAGGTCGCCCTGGACAAGCTGGTGGTGCTCAAGGTGCTGCGTCACACCCTGCTGGGTGATGACCGGACCGTGGCCCGCTTCAAGCGCGAGGCCAAGGCCGCCAGCCGTCTCAACCACCCCAACTCCATCAGCATCCTCGACTTCGGCGTGACGGAGGACGGCGCCCTCTTCATCGCCATGGAGTTCGTGCCGGGGCAGGACCTGCACACCGTCCTGAGCAAGGACGGCCCGCTGCCCGAGTCGCGCGTGGCGCGCATCGTCAGTCAGGTGCTCTCCGCCCTCTACGACGCGCACGCCGCTGGCGTCATCCACCGGGATCTCAAGCCCGAGAACATCATGGTGGAGCAGCGCCGCAACGAGCCGGACTTCGTGAAGGTGCTCGACTTCGGCATCGCGAAGATCCAGGACGGCGAGGACGGCCCGACGCTCACCCGCACCGGCTTCGTCTGCGGCACCCCGGAGTACATGTCTCCCGAGCAGGCCCGCGGCGCCACGCTGGACCACCGCTCGGACCTGTACGCGGTGGGCGTCATCCTCTACCAGCTCATCTCCGGCCGGCTCCCCTTCGAGTCCGACTCCGCGGTGGGCTATGCCACCAAGCACCTCACCGAGGAGCCCGTCCCTCCGTCGCGCAAGCGCCCGGAGATCCGCGTCTCCCAGGCCATGGAGCGGCTCATCATGCGGGCCCTCTCCAAGAGCCCGGATGACCGGCCGCAGGACGCGGAGGCCTTCAAGGCCGAGCTGCTCGCGGTGGAGAAGGAGAAGGAGCGTGAGCCGCGCGAGCGCCGCACCAGCGTGTCCGCCTCCGGCCGGCGCACGGCCGGGGGCTCGGCGGGGGTGTTCGCACCGCTGCCTCGCCGGGCCACGCCTCCTCCCAGTGGGGTGAGCACGGAGATCACCGACCCGTGGGGGAGCGCGTCCGACGCCACCGTGCGCGCCATGCCCGAGCGCATGCAGCCCGGCGCCGCCATGGCCCGGATGTCCCAGGAGCGCACGCAGCTGGCGCCTCCGAGCCGGCCCGCGCCGGAGCGTGAGAGGGAGCGCCCGCCACCGCCCGCGGCGCACGCTCCCGTGCGCTCGGCCACCGAGCGGCTCCCCGCCGATCGCTCGGCCACCGAGCGGCTCCCACCCGTTCAGGCCCTGGCCAACGACAAGACCGAGGCCATCGTGGCCACCGTCCCCGACGTCGGGGGCGGGTTCGGTTTCCTCAAGGCCTTCGTCCTCACCCTGGCGCTGGTGACGCTCGGCCTGGCCGGCTACTGGCTGTACACGAGCTGGCGCAACCAGGCGACGAAGGCTCCCTTCGTTCCCCCGGTGAACGCGCCCATCCCCGGCCAGGAGGCTGGCGCCTTCGTGCCGGACCCAGGCATGCCCCTGTACGAGCAGCAGATCCCCAAGGATCCGCGCAACCTCGCGGAGGCACAGCGGCGGCAGCAGGCGGGATACGACGCCTACAAGAACAAGAACCTGGACCTGGCCGCCACGGAGTTCCGCAACGCCTTCGTCCTCAATCCGTCGCCGGAGCTGTCGCTGATGCTCGGCGAGGTGTACTGGGCGCGTGAAATCACCGACGAGGCGCGCGGCTGGTGGAAGCGCCACCTGCGCGACCTGCCGGACTCCAAGGCCCGCGCCACCATCCTCAAGCGGATACCAGAACTGTCCTCCGCCGCCGGCCGTTAG